TTGACCAGCGGCAGACACTGGTTGCAGCCCTGTTCCTTGCAATCTCCCCGAACATGGTGTATTTTTCCCGGTTCCTGAGAAACGACATCTTCATCCTCTTTCTGACCTTCGTCCTCCTGCTCTCCCTGATCCTCTATCTGGAGCGAGGGCAGATGCAATATGCGGCCCTGGCGGCGGTCGCAACCGGACTGGGACTTTCATGCAAGGAAAATATGCCGATCGTGCTCGGGATATTCGGGGCCTACCTGATCTATCTCGTCTGGTCAGGGAAGGTTACCCTGCCGCGACGGTGGATACGCGATCTCGCCCTTGGCGCACTGATCACCATCGGGATAGTGGCGGTCATGTATTCATCCTTCGGCGTCCATCCCGAGCGTCTGATCACCTTCATTCCCGACGCCTTCCTCCACTGGTGGGATATGCACGAGCAGCAGCGTCTCGGCGGACCGTTTTTCTTCTATATTCTCCTGTTCCTGCTCTACGAGGTCCCGATATTCCTTCTGGCCATTGCAGGGACGGTGCAGTTCATCCAGCACGGACGGCACAAGCAATCCAGAGAGACGGCGAAACGGACGATGCATGAGATCGTCGGGATTGCCCTCGAGCAGATCAGGGGGCATCTGCCCGAGGCACCCCGGTCGTTCGATAAGAAAGAGGAGTTTTTCCGGTTCTGCATCGTGTGGTGGCTCCTTTCAATTGTGGCATACGCCTATATCGGGGAGAAGGTGCCCTGGCTCCTGATCCACCAGCTGCTCCCGACCGTCCTGGTGGCGACCTATGCGATGACCCGCAAAAAAGCGATCATTGCCGTTTTATCAAGCATCTTTCTCGTGTTTGCCCTCTGGCACGTCGCCTATGTGCCGGCCGATGTGAACGAACCGATCGTGCAGGTGCAGAACTCCGAGGATCTGAGAGAGGTGATGGCACTGATCGATGCCTCGGAGTCCGTTGCCGTGGCATCGGACCGTTATTGGCCGCTGCCATGGTATTACCGCGGGGACCGCTCCGAAAACCTGAATTATTTCGGAAAACGGATTGACGAGGGAAATTTTGCAGGCGATGCCTACGACCTGGTGATCACCTCTGACGAAGATTCCTATGCCTCCCTGCCGGGCTTCGAGAAGCGGCAATACAACCTCAACTACTGGTTCTCGTGGTACGACAACAAGGACCGGATCGCCCAGTATTACTTCTTCAGGGACGGGAAAATGGGAAATATGAAGCTTGAAGTCTTTGTCAGGAATGCAACGGTATAATATCCCCATTTTTTCTCGGGAGGAGAATCACTGCATCGACCGGGAACACCGGAATACTCTTTTTTGCGGCCGCTGAACGGCATATCACCTCCATCCTGCAAGGTTGTGCCGATCCGGAGGTCATGGCAATCACGTGGCGGTCAGGAAATGCGGGCTGGAGATCTGGCAGTCTCAGGATAATAACGCACCAAACAGGCCCCACCCTGCGGCATCATGAGGGAGCGCGACAGACCCGACGGGTGAGTTGGGAGAAGTTCCTGAAGTACGGCATCGTTCAAGAGCATGCTGCCGCCCTGCCCCTACGTTCGGTGGGTATCCGGGAGTCTCCACCCGCCAGGAGAGAGCAAGGAAACACGCTTTATTCTCACTGTGGGCGGCAGGTCTGATCGATCGACCCCCACTATGAAGACAGAGAAATGGACGGGAAGCGTCTCAAACCAGGTGATTGATCGAAGCGCGGAATGGCTCTAAATATGCTCGATCATTACGAAGGAACGGGAAGCGGAGATGACCTGAGGGACAAAAGCAGAAAAATGAGGGGATCGGGAACGTTATCCAAGTTCGTCCCATTTTCGTTTATTGCGGAGATACAGCACGCCACCGATGACCAGGACGATCAGGATGCCGGCACCGATATAGATGGGGAGGGATCCAAGGTTCAGGGAGAAGCCCTCACCGATTTCCTCCTTGAGGGCCTTTGCCGTGTTCAGCGTTGCATTCGCCTTCTGATCCGCCTCCTCGGCCTTGATCCTGGCGGCGTCATAGTCCTGCGCATTCATCTTGTCGTTAGCGCCCGAGAGCTCCTGGGCGGCGATGTCGCGCTGTGATACAAGACTCATCACCCGCTGGTCGGTCGACATGCTCCGGTTGACCTGGAAATACGAGATGATGCCGTCAATCTCATTGATGGCAGTCTGGGCATCGTTGATCTCCTTCTGCGCCCATGACCGCGAGAGGGCGGTCTCCGATGCGTCCATGGCGGCATTGGCAGTCGTCAGGTAGTTCTGGGCCGCAGCATAATCTGAAGTTGCCGAAGCACTGTTGATCGCCGCCTTTGCCTCTTCGTACTTCGCCGTGGCCTCGGTCGTGTCGACACCCATCGCCGTCTTCCCGTCGATATCGGCCTTCAGGGCATTCAGCCGGTTTGCGGCGGTACCAATGTTGGTCTGGACATCGGCCGGATTGACGACGGTCCGCTTCAGGATATACTCACTGTCTTCAACGACATCGTCATCTTTGTCGAGCTGATGGATCCTGACAAGCACCTTCTGCTGCGTGGAGGTCACCGTCGGGGCATTCCCTTCAACGGTCACCTTCACGCTCACATCGGAATCCGACTTGTATGCAAGATCCCATCCATCGAGATAGAGGTAGCGACTTGACGATGAACGCGGCTGCGAGAAGATGCCGATACCATCCACCTCGATATTGTAACTCCAGCGGATAGCATCCAGTTCGGAGAAGAATTCAAGGTAATGGTCATCGGGGAAAGAGAGATCGCCGCTCTCCTTGAGATCAAGGACCAGACCAACGGTCACATGCTGTCCGGGGGAGAGATCCCCGGAGGCAGGATTGACATCCGGGGTCTTCGCGAGCCCATAATTCACCGATGCCGACGCCGCTCCGATCAGGCAGAGGGCGAAGACACATCCAATTAAAAATTTAAAACCATTTTTCATTCTATCACTCAAACAATGGATCAATCTCGGGATCATCAAACATCGAGGACCGCTTTTCCTTCGACTTGATGACATCCTCCTTTGTTTCCCTTGCAATCTCAAACAGTTCACGTACCCGCGGCGCCTCGCCGATTGTCGCAAGCACGACCACTGCGGCGACAAAGGTACTCTCCACCGGATAGTCGCCACCGCGGACCTCCACACCGGCGATGTTCTCCTCGACCCAGCTCTTTGCCTTCTCGACACCCTTTCTGTCCATCTCATTCGGGTTGCCGGCGACCAGAACAAGGGCGCGTTCGGCAGTGGAATAGTCGCAGGGGAGCGTGAGGCGCCCGAGCATGGCGCGGCGGACGAGTGCGATGACCTTTGCCGACTTGTCCTCGCCCATCAGCACCTCTTCGGTCTTCTCCTTCTTGGATAAACTCTCCTTGAGACCGCCGAAGAGTCCACGCTTCTTCTTTGTCCGCTCGCTCACCATCTCGGTGACCGCATATCCGACACTCGTGATGCCGCCGCCGCGGAGGGTGTTGATGATCTCGGAGGAATCGACGACCATCTCACCGACGCCGGCCTTGCTCACCTCGCCGGCACGGAACAGCACACCGAAACGCCGGACAATTTCGTCATTGAGCCGGGAATATGCGGTCTTGACGCTCTCACCCTCGTTTTTCCAGGCAGAGTTGTCGAAGACAAATACATTATCCGCCTCTTTAACGAGCGTCGAGAGACTTCTGGCTGCATTATAGGTATACAGGCGCCCTTCCTCAGGGGCGGGAAGCAGACCGAGAACGTACACCGGTTCACGGTAAATCCGTTTGAGATGGCGGGCCAGCACCGGTGAACCGCCAGATCCGGTCCCGCCACCGAGACCTGCCACGATCACGAACGCATCGACATCATGGGTGCCACGCGTGTCGATGGCATTCACAATCGAATCGATCTCATCGGCGGCAATACGGGCCCCGGTGACGTTGTCAGTGCCCACACCATGACCCTTGACAACGGTCTGGCCGATCAGAATCCGGTCCTTGAGTTCGATGTTCTTGAGCCCCATCAGGTCGGTGCGGGCGGTGTTGACGGCAATTCCCCTGAAGTTGTTCATCCCGGACTTTCTGTCCTGCTCGATGAACATGTCCACCACTTTCCCGCCAGCCTGACCGAATCCTATGAAAAATACCCTCATTTATGTTCCACCATCCAGTCGGCAACAAATCGATAAATGCAAAGTTTGCTAGTAGCTGGTATCTAGCTAATAGTAGAGTTCTCATACGAGTTCAAAAACTTTCTTATGCGCTTCTGATGATACTCACTATTGCAGATTATGGATATTTGTATCATCGGAGGGGGTCTTTCAGGACTTGCCGCCTCCCTCCCCCTATCAGAGACACAGGACGTCACGATATTTGAACGCAGACCGATCGTCGGCGGCTGCCTGGCTTCCTATGACCGGGGCAACTATCAGATAGAAGAGTATTACCACCACTGCTTTGCCGGGGACCGCAGGCTTTTTTCCCTCCTCACCGATCTCGGCCTCAGCGACAGACTGGAGTGGCTGAAGGGTTCGACAGGATACTGCGTGGACGGGACGATCCATCCCCTCACCAGCCCCATCGAGATCCTCCGCTATCCGCACCTGACGATCGTCGAAAAGGCACGCCTTGCACTCCTCACCCTGCGGGCAAAAAATTTTGATCTCGGCCCCCTCGATGATGTGCCGGCCCGGGAGTTCATACTCGAACACCTCGGCGAGGGTATCTATGCCTCATTCTTTGAACCATTGCTCAGGAGCAAGTTCGGCGACCGGAGAGACGAGGTCTCGGCAGCATGGCTGATCTCCCGGATCGCCATCAGGTCGGACCGCGGTGTTGAGGGGGAGCGCCTCGGTTATATCCGGGGGGGGTGGCATGAGCTGATCGATGCCATGGCGGAGCGTGCACAAAGCCGCGGCTGCCGGATCGAGACCGACACCCCCGTCACCGCCATCAGCAGGAAGGGCGATTGCTGGGAGGTGAACGGGCAGGTATTCGACGCCGTGCTCGCCACCGTCCCCCCGCAGGAGATCGGGCGACTCATCGGCACCGACCATTTCGCCGCCATCCCGTACCAGGGTGCCGCCTGCCTGACGATCGGACTCGACCGCGAGGTCTCACAGGGCATATACTGGGTGAATATGAAGGATCCCGCACCCTACGGGGCGGTGGTCACCCATACCAACTTCGCCCCGCGTGAGCGTTATGGAGAGGACATCGTCTACCTCGCCTCCTATTTCGGGGAACAGCCGGCAACGGGTCTGAAGGAAACCATGCTCACCGATTTCTGTCGCCGTTTCTCTGTACCAAAGGAGTCTATCCACTGGGCGGAGCTCGCCGTCGAGCGTCTCGCCGGCCCGGTCTACA
This genomic interval from Methanofollis fontis contains the following:
- a CDS encoding flippase activity-associated protein Agl23; this encodes MSGIKAAGFAIRIQNFLSFERLFFCFIILAAILRFAFLDLKLFHHDEAIHAWFSYKLLTTGVYLYDPSFHGPLLYYVTSGMFSAFGDSDLVGRIIPALLGTLIVVLLYPLYRLGYLDQRQTLVAALFLAISPNMVYFSRFLRNDIFILFLTFVLLLSLILYLERGQMQYAALAAVATGLGLSCKENMPIVLGIFGAYLIYLVWSGKVTLPRRWIRDLALGALITIGIVAVMYSSFGVHPERLITFIPDAFLHWWDMHEQQRLGGPFFFYILLFLLYEVPIFLLAIAGTVQFIQHGRHKQSRETAKRTMHEIVGIALEQIRGHLPEAPRSFDKKEEFFRFCIVWWLLSIVAYAYIGEKVPWLLIHQLLPTVLVATYAMTRKKAIIAVLSSIFLVFALWHVAYVPADVNEPIVQVQNSEDLREVMALIDASESVAVASDRYWPLPWYYRGDRSENLNYFGKRIDEGNFAGDAYDLVITSDEDSYASLPGFEKRQYNLNYWFSWYDNKDRIAQYYFFRDGKMGNMKLEVFVRNATV
- a CDS encoding NAD(P)/FAD-dependent oxidoreductase, with translation MDICIIGGGLSGLAASLPLSETQDVTIFERRPIVGGCLASYDRGNYQIEEYYHHCFAGDRRLFSLLTDLGLSDRLEWLKGSTGYCVDGTIHPLTSPIEILRYPHLTIVEKARLALLTLRAKNFDLGPLDDVPAREFILEHLGEGIYASFFEPLLRSKFGDRRDEVSAAWLISRIAIRSDRGVEGERLGYIRGGWHELIDAMAERAQSRGCRIETDTPVTAISRKGDCWEVNGQVFDAVLATVPPQEIGRLIGTDHFAAIPYQGAACLTIGLDREVSQGIYWVNMKDPAPYGAVVTHTNFAPRERYGEDIVYLASYFGEQPATGLKETMLTDFCRRFSVPKESIHWAELAVERLAGPVYTTGFRHLIPAYEEHGVYLAGMYSPPNYPERSMEGSIAAGQEVAARILEGTDA
- a CDS encoding tubulin/FtsZ family protein, which codes for MRVFFIGFGQAGGKVVDMFIEQDRKSGMNNFRGIAVNTARTDLMGLKNIELKDRILIGQTVVKGHGVGTDNVTGARIAADEIDSIVNAIDTRGTHDVDAFVIVAGLGGGTGSGGSPVLARHLKRIYREPVYVLGLLPAPEEGRLYTYNAARSLSTLVKEADNVFVFDNSAWKNEGESVKTAYSRLNDEIVRRFGVLFRAGEVSKAGVGEMVVDSSEIINTLRGGGITSVGYAVTEMVSERTKKKRGLFGGLKESLSKKEKTEEVLMGEDKSAKVIALVRRAMLGRLTLPCDYSTAERALVLVAGNPNEMDRKGVEKAKSWVEENIAGVEVRGGDYPVESTFVAAVVVLATIGEAPRVRELFEIARETKEDVIKSKEKRSSMFDDPEIDPLFE